One genomic region from Rosa rugosa chromosome 1, drRosRugo1.1, whole genome shotgun sequence encodes:
- the LOC133724269 gene encoding probable LRR receptor-like serine/threonine-protein kinase At3g47570 translates to MERVTWFFLVYLLCCTTVSFLTMAARTNLNITTDRSALLALKAHIISDPQNKIFTNWSTTTPVCNWVGVICGARHHRVAELNLSYFGLAGTMPPELGNLSLLVDLDVQNNSFQGTLPKELARLRRLKFINLGYNKFMGVIPSWFGSLSKLQGFRLFGNQFSGSIPATIFNLSALQVIDLDYNQLSGRISGEIGNLTTLKEIYLDRNNFEEIPKEIGILNQLENLVVQENALKGRIPMAVFNMSSLTVLTFYGNSLIGRIPDNLCQHLPNIQILYLGKNQLNGPLPSTFGQCKQLLELNLEVNRLSGRIPKNIGNLTQIKMLSFTTNSLTGTIPYEIGYLPNLERLGLRGNNLNGHIPSSIFNMSTITKLDLGFNQLSGSLPANIGIGLPKLEEFELGANHLSGVIPKSISNASELRILDLGGNSISGFIPTSLCLLTNLEGLSFYGNNLAIDTSTPEVNILSCLANFKNLRYLSFTSNPLNAKLSISFNNFSASLQYIYLGNCSLSGTIPSDIGNFSSLISLSLFMNQLSGPIPGSMGRLHNLQGLYMYDNTLQGHIPDELCQLKNLADLYLGGNQLSGYVPTCLGNLTASLRRLSLGSNSLNSTIPSTLWELTDILELDLSSNSLIGPLAGGVGNLKVATYINVSYNQLYGSIPSSVGSLSNLVNLSLAHNNLEGPIPSSFATCVSLERLDLSHNSLSGVITKSLEALSYLKYLNLSLNILQGEIPTGGPFKNFSAESFISNHGLCGASQFQVPPCKRKTSMSILKYVIPGILSAMLLATSIFWMLMFRRQKNAKAAAQTILTPQVLWRRVSYLELLSATNGFNESNLLGTGGFGSVYKGTLSDGIDVAIKVFNLELERAFTSFEVECEVLSNVRHRNLVKVISCCSQIDFKGLVLNYMPNGSLEKWLYSQNSSLNIMQRLDIMIDVASALEYLHHGYEVPIVHCDLKPSNILLDDDMAAHVADFGIAKLLGGGDSITQTMTLATIGYIAPEYGMEGTVTRRGDVYSFGIVVMETFTRRKPTDEIFVGEMRLNQWVANFLVADAIVEVVDATLLGTEEDHDFVSKRECLSSIMRLAVACSTESPEERINMEEAVAMLKTIKIKFSKDSTARGVVLNRHSVS, encoded by the exons ATGGAGAGAGTTACTTGGTTCTTCCTGGTATACTTATTATGTTGTACAACGGTTAGCTTCTTAACTATGGCAGCACGAACCAACCTTAACATCACCACAGACCGATCTGCTCTTCTTGCTCTCAAAGCCCATATCATCAGTGACCCTCAAAACAAGATCTTTACCAATTGGTCAACCACTACCCCTGTTTGCAACTGGGTTGGTGTCATTTGTGGTGCACGTCATCATCGAGTCGCAGAGTTGAACCTCTCTTACTTTGGTCTCGCGGGCACCATGCCTCCTGAGCTAGGCAACTTATCATTGCTTGTTGATCTGGATGTCCAAAATAACAGTTTCCAGGGTACTTTGCCTAAGGAATTAGCTCGCCTGCGTCGGTTGAAGTTTATTAACTTGGGATACAACAAGTTTATGGGAGTGATTCCGTCATGGTTTGGGTCCTTGTCCAAACTTCAAGGTTTCAGGTTGTTTGGTAATCAATTTTCAGGTTCCATACCAGCTACCATCTTCAACTTATCTGCTTTGCAAGTAATTGATCTGGATTATAACCAACTCTCAG GTAGAATTTCCGGAGAAATCGGGAACCTAACAACATTGAAGGAGATCTACCTTGATCGTAATAATTTTGAAG AAATTCCAAAAGAGATCGGCATTTTGAATCAGTTGGAAAACTTGGTGGTGCAAGAAAATGCCTTAAAAGGCCGTATTCCTATGGCTGTCTTCAACATGTCTTCTTTGACTGTTTTAACTTTCTATGGAAACAGCTTGATTGGTAGAATTCCGGACAATCTATGTCAACATCTTCCTAATATTCAAATTTTGTATTTGGGTAAAAAtcagctcaatggcccacttccTTCCACATTTGGGCAATGCAAACAACTTCTTGAATTAAACTTGGAGGTTAACAGGTTGAGTGGAAGAATACCCAAAAACATTGGAAACTTAACCCAGATAAAGATGCTTAGCTTTACCACAAACAGCTTGACAG GTACTATACCATATGAGATTGGTTATCTTCCAAATCTAGAGCGACTGGGGCTCCGTGGTAATAATCTAAATGGTCATATCCCATCCTCAATCTTCAATATGTCCACAATAACAAAATTAGATCTCGGCTTCAATCAGCTTTCGGGTAGCCTCCCAGCAAACATAGGCATTGGGCTTCCAAAACTAGAAGAGTTTGAACTAGGAGCGAATCACCTCAGTGGAGTAATCCCTAAATCTATCTCCAATGCTTCTGAGCTTCGGATTCTAGACCTGGGAGGTAACTCTATTTCTGGATTTATTCCAACCAGTCTATGCCTCTTGACAAACCTTGAAGGCCTCAGCTTCTATGGTAATAATTTGGCCATTGATACCTCTACTCCAGAAGTTAATATTTTGTCTTGTTtggcaaatttcaaaaatttgagGTATTTATCCTTCACAAGCAATCCATTGAATGCCAAGCTTtcgatttccttcaacaatTTCTCTGCATCACTTCAATATATTTATTTAGGAAATTGCAGCTTGAGTGGTACCATCCCTAGTGATATAGGAAATTTCAGTAGCTTAATATCGTTATCCCTATTTATGAATCAATTGAGTGGGCCAATTCCAGGCTCAATGGGAAGACTACATAATCTTCAAGGTTTGTATATGTATGATAACACATTGCAAGGACACATTCCAGATGAACTTTGTCAACTCAAAAACTTAGCTGATTTATATTTGGGTGGGAATCAACTCTCTGGTTATGTACCAACCTGCTTGGGTAATCTAACAGCATCTCTAAGACGTCTATCCTTAGGGTCCAATTCGTTGAATTCCACAATACCATCTACCTTGTGGGAACTTACAGATATCTTGGAACTAGACTTGTCATCCAATTCTCTAATTGGACCTCTAGCAGGTGGTGTTGGTAATTTGAAAGTTGCTACATACATAAATGTATCATACAACCAATTATATGGTAGTATACCAAGCAGCGTTGGGAGTTTATCGAATTTGGTCAATCTCTCCTTGGCACATAATAATCTAGAAGGCCCTATTCCTAGTTCCTTTGCAACCTGTGTAAGCTTAGAACGATTGGATTTATCTCATAATAGTCTTTCTGGAGTGATTACAAAGTCTCTAGAAGCACTCTCATATCTCAAGTATCTGAATCTGTCTCTCAACATACTCCAAGGAGAAATTCCAACCGGTGGTCCTTTCAAAAACTTCTCTGCTGAATCATTTATTTCAAACCATGGACTCTGTGGGGCATCCCAATTTCAAGTTCCACCATGCAAAAGAAAAACTAGTATGTCTATCTTGAAATATGTTATTCCGGGGATCTTGTCAGCAATGCTTCTAGCGACCTCCATATTTTGGATGTTGATGTTCCGCAGACAAAAGAATGCGAAAGCTGCAGCACAAACTATCTTAACGCCTCAAGTTTTATGGAGAAGAGTTTCATACTTAGAGCTCCTAAGTGCGACAAATGGATTCAATGAAAGCAACTTACTTGGTACTGGGGGTTTTGGCTCAGTATATAAAGGAACATTGTCAGATGGGATAGACGTTGCGATAAAGGTTTTCAATTTGGAGTTAGAAAGGGCATTTACAAGTTTTGAGGTTGAATGTGAAGTGCTAAGTAATGTTCGTCACCGAAATCTTGTCAAAGTCATCAGTTGCTGCAGTCAAATTGATTTCAAAGGTCTTGTATTGAATTACATGCCTAATGGGAGCCTTGAGAAGTGGTTGTACTCTCAGAATTCCTCTTTGAACATAATGCAGAGGTTGGATATAATGATAGATGTTGCATCGGCATTAGAGTACCTTCATCATGGTTATGAAGTACCTATTGTCCATTGTGATTTGAAGCCAAGCAACATCCTACTAGATGATGACATGGCTGCACATGTTGCTGATTTTGGTATTGCAAAACTCTTGGGTGGAGGAGATTCTATAACTCAAACCATGACTCTAGCCACAATTGGGTATATTGCTCCAG AGTATGGAATGGAAGGAACAGTGACAAGAAGAGGGGATGTGTATAGTTTTGGTATTGTAGTGATGGAAACATTCACAAGAAGGAAGCCAACCGATGAGATCTTCGTTGGGGAAATGAGACTAAATCAGTGGGTTGCAAATTTCCTAGTTGCAGATGCGATAGTTGAAGTTGTGGATGCTACCTTACTTGGAACCGAGGAGGATCATGACTTCGTGAGCAAGAGGGAGTGTTTATCATCTATTATGAGATTAGCTGTTGCTTGTTCAACAGAATCACCGGAAGAGAGGATAAACATGGAAGAGGCTGTAGCCATGCTGAAAACAATCAAGATCAAGTTTTCAAAGGACTCTACTGCTAGAGGTGTGGTGTTGAACCGTCATTCTGTTTCGTAA
- the LOC133726121 gene encoding probable LRR receptor-like serine/threonine-protein kinase At3g47570: MCGKIPREISNLTTLKAINLDHNNFKEIPNEIGTLNQLEKLFVQKNALKGPIPMGVFNMSSLTRVTFYGNKLNGRIPDNICQHLPNIQELNLGINQFDGPLPSKLWQCKQLLNLTLGDNGFSGSIPKDIGNLTRIKRIGLGTNSLIGTIPYEIGYLPNLEELVLRDNNLNGHIPPSIFNMSRITTVNLGYNKLSGSLPANIGLGLPNLQVFPVGANHLSGVIPKSISNASELQILDLGRNSFSGFIPNTMCHLRNLEWVSFFNNNLTIDASTPEVNILSCLANLRNLRTLSFESNPFDAKLSISFSNFSASLQNIYLGNCSFRGNIPKDIGNLSSSMLLALEDNQLSGPIPSSMGRLLNLQGLYMYNNTLQGYIPDELCQLENLVDLYLDGNQLSGSVPSCLGNLSASLRSLFLASNLLNSTIPSSLWGLTYILKINLSSNSLIGPLSGGVGKLKVAKYIDVSYNQLSGSIPGSVGSLSNLVNLSLAHNNLEGPIPSSFETCVSLERLDLSQNSLSGVIPKSLEALSYLKYLNLSFNILQGEIPTGGAFKNFSAESFDSNHELCGASQFQVPPCKRKTSISILKYVVPGILSAMLLAASIFWMLMLRRKKNVKAAAHTILTPQVFWRRVSYLELLSATNGFNESNLLGTGGFGSVYKGTLSDGIDVAIKVFNLELEGAFSSFEVECEMLSNVRHRNLVKVISCCSQIDFKGLVLNYMPNGSLEKWLYSQNSSLNIMQRLDIMIDVASALEYLHHGYEVPVVHCDLKPSNILLDDDMVAHVADFGIAKLLGGGDSMTQTMTLATIGYMAPEYGMQGIVTRRGDVYSFGIVVMETFSRRKPTDEIFVGEMRLNQWVANFLVADAIIEVVDATLLGTEEDHDFVCKRECLSSIMRLAIACSAESPEERINMQEAVAMLKAIKIKFSEDSAATGVVMHRRPVS, encoded by the exons ATGTGCG GTAAAATCCCTAGAGAAAttagcaacctaacaacattGAAGGCGATCAACCTTGATCACAATAATTTTAAAG aaattccAAATGAGATCGGCACCTTGAATCAGCTAGAAAAGTTGTTTGTGCAAAAAAATGCCTTAAAAGGGCCTATTCCTATGGGTGTCTTCAATATGTCATCTTTGACTAGAGTAACTTTCTATGGAAATAAGTTGAATGGTAGAATTCCCGACAATATATGTCAACATCTTCCAAATATCCAAGAGTTGAATTTGGGTATCAATCAGTTTGATGGTCCACTTCCATCTAAGTTATGGCAATGCAAACAACTTCTTAATTTGACATTGGGGGATAACGGGTTTAGTGGAAGCATACCCAAAGATATTGGGAACTTAACTCGGATAAAGAGGATTGGGCTTGGCACCAACAGCTTGATAG GTACTATACCATATGAGATTGGTTATCTTCCAAACTTAGAAGAATTGGTGCTTCGTGATAATAATCTAAATGGCCATATCCCACCCTCAATCTTCAATATGTCCAGAATAACCACCGTAAATCTAGGCTATAATAAGCTTTCAGGTAGCCTGCCAGCAAACATAGGTCTTGGGCTTCCAAACCTTCAAGTGTTTCCAGTAGGAGCGAATCACCTCAGTGGAGTAATCCCCAAATCCATCTCCAATGCTTCTGAGCTTCAGATTCTAGACCTGGGCCGCAACTCTTTTTCTGGATTTATTCCAAACACTATGTGCCACTTGAGAAACCTTGAATGGGTTAGCTTCTTCAACAATAATTTGACCATTGATGCCTCCACTCCAGAAGTTAATATTTTGTCTTGTTTGGCAAATCTTAGAAACTTAAGGACTTTATCCTTCGAAAGCAATCCATTTGATGCCAAGCTTTCAATTTCCTTCAGCAATTTCTCTGCATCActtcaaaatatttatttagGAAATTGCAGCTTCAGAGGTAACATCCCCAAAGATATAGGCAACTTGAGTAGCTCGATGCTTTTAGCCCTCGAAGACAATCAATTGAGCGGACCAATCCCAAGCTCAATGGGAAGACTACTGAATCTTCAAGGTTTGTATATGTATAATAACACATTGCAAGGATACATTCCGGATGAACTTTGTCAACTAGAAAACTTAGTTGATTTGTATTTGGATGGGAATCAACTCTCTGGTTCTGTACCTTCCTGCTTGGGTAATCTATCAGCATCTCTACGAAGTCTGTTCTTGGCGTCCAATTTGTTGAATTCCACAATCCCGTCTTCCTTGTGGGGACTTACATATATCTTGAAAATAAACTTGTCATCTAATTCTCTAATTGGACCTCTATCAGGTGGTGTTGGTAAATTGAAAGTTGCCAAATACATTGATGTATCATACAACCAATTATCTGGTAGTATACCAGGTAGTGTTGGGAGTTTATCGAATTTGGTCAATCTCTCCTTAGCACATAATAATCTAGAAGGCCCTATTCCTAGTTCCTTTGAAACCTGTGTAAGCTTAGAAAGATTGGATTTATCTCAGAACAGTCTCTCTGGAGTGATTCCAAAGTCTCTAGAAGCACTCTCATATCTCAAATATCTAAATTTGTCTTTCAATATACTCCAAGGAGAAATTCCAACAGGCGGTGCTTTCAAAAACTTCTCTGCTGAGTCATTTGATTCAAACCATGAACTCTGTGGTGCATCCCAATTTCAAGTTCCACCATGCAAAAGAAAAACTAGCATATCTATCTTGAAGTATGTTGTTCCGGGGATCTTATCAGCAATGCTTCTAGCGGCATCCATATTTTGGATGTTGATGTTACGCAGGAAAAAGAACGTGAAAGCTGCAGCACATACTATCTTGACACCTCAAGTTTTCTGGAGAAGAGTTTCATACCTAGAGCTCCTAAGTGCGACAAATGGATTCAATGAAAGCAACTTACTTGGTACTGGGGGTTTTGGCTCAGTATATAAAGGAACATTGTCAGATGGGATAGATGTTGCGATAAAGGTTTTCAATTTGGAATTGGAAGGCGCATTTTCAAGTTTTGAGGTTGAATGTGAAATGCTAAGTAATGTTCGTCACCGAAATCTTGTCAAAGTCATCAGTTGTTGCAGTCAAATTGATTTCAAAGGTCTTGTACTGAATTACATGCCTAATGGGAGTCTTGAGAAGTGGTTGTATTCTCAGAATTCTTCTTTGAACATAATGCAGAGGTTGGATATAATGATAGATGTTGCATCTGCACTGGAGTACCTTCATCATGGTTATGAAGTACCTGTTGTCCATTGTGATTTGAAGCCAAGCAACATCCTACTAGATGATGATATGGTTGCACATGTTGCTGATTTCGGTATTGCGAAACTCTTGGGTGGAGGAGATTCTATGACTCAAACCATGACCTTAGCCACAATTGGGTATATGGCTCCAG AGTATGGAATGCAAGGAATAGTGACCAGAAGAGGGGATGTGTATAGTTTTGGTATTGTAGTGATGGAAACATTCTCAAGAAGGAAGCCAACTGATGAGATCTTCGTTGGGGAAATGAGACTAAATCAATGGGTTGCAAATTTCCTTGTTGCAGATGCGATAATTGAAGTTGTGGATGCTACCTTACTTGGAACCGAGGAGGATCATGACTTCGTGTGCAAGAGGGAGTGCTTATCATCTATTATGAGATTAGCTATTGCTTGTTCAGCAGAATCACCGGAAGAGAGAATAAACATGCAAGAGGCTGTAGCCATGCTTAAAGCAATCAAGATCAAGTTTTCAGAGGACTCTGCTGCAACAGGTGTGGTGATGCACCGTCGTCCTGTTTCGTAA